In Thermobaculum terrenum ATCC BAA-798, one genomic interval encodes:
- a CDS encoding LLM class flavin-dependent oxidoreductase: MRQASNKVMFGINIDPSPRIAELAVELASYADSMAIDLIGIQDHPGNPNFFDTWTFMTALAVRTQRVRFLTNVANISLRPPAMLAKAAATFDILTGGRLELGLGAGASPEEILAYGGEFRTPAEAVEALEEAIEIAHLLWQPGDGKTPITFEGKQFRILGARPGPAPSGKIRIWTGVRGRRMLALTGRLADGWVVSNTYVHPEDLPEMQARIDRAAEDAGRSPSQIRRGYNVMGYIRTPSSPGLRLKPGLISGTVEEWADTLAGYYQELGLDTFIYWPVAGSAQEQIRLFAEGVVPAVRRRLQAVG; this comes from the coding sequence ATGCGCCAGGCTAGCAACAAGGTCATGTTCGGGATCAACATCGACCCTTCGCCACGTATAGCGGAGCTTGCTGTGGAGCTGGCGAGCTACGCCGACTCCATGGCGATCGACCTCATAGGCATACAGGACCATCCCGGTAACCCGAACTTCTTCGACACCTGGACCTTCATGACGGCGCTAGCGGTGCGCACCCAACGCGTGCGCTTCTTGACCAACGTCGCCAATATATCCCTGCGCCCTCCCGCCATGCTCGCCAAGGCCGCGGCGACCTTCGACATCCTGACGGGAGGCAGGCTCGAGCTGGGGCTGGGTGCGGGAGCGTCACCGGAGGAGATCCTGGCGTACGGGGGCGAGTTCCGCACGCCGGCGGAGGCCGTCGAGGCCCTGGAGGAGGCGATAGAGATCGCTCACCTGCTGTGGCAGCCGGGCGACGGCAAGACGCCGATCACCTTCGAGGGCAAGCAGTTCCGCATCCTGGGTGCGAGGCCAGGTCCCGCGCCCTCGGGCAAGATACGTATCTGGACGGGCGTGCGGGGCAGGCGCATGCTCGCGCTCACCGGCAGGCTGGCCGATGGCTGGGTAGTCTCCAACACCTACGTCCACCCCGAGGACCTGCCCGAGATGCAGGCGAGGATCGATCGAGCGGCGGAGGATGCGGGCAGATCGCCCTCCCAGATTCGCCGGGGGTACAACGTGATGGGCTACATCCGCACGCCGTCCAGCCCTGGCCTCCGCCTCAAGCCCGGGCTCATCTCGGGCACGGTCGAGGAGTGGGCTGATACCCTTGCGGGGTACTACCAAGAGCTCGGCCTGGACACCTTCATCTACTGGCCGGTGGCCGGCAGCGCTCAGGAGCAGATCCGGCTGTTCGCGGAGGGGGTCGTGCCCGCGGTCCGCAGGAGGTTGCAGGCCGTTGGCTGA
- a CDS encoding XdhC family protein → MRDIISTLEDWLGRYPRVALATVISTWGSTPRPTGSHMAVNPEGEFVGSVSGGCVEGAVVEASLEVIRSGEPQLLEFGVADELAWNVGLACGGQISVWVVPLAAGEVFAHIDESLGAGDTIVLVMAVDGALRGQLAAVGGDHVTATHPAMVAPAREAAERALASREPVDLELEGTRIFAEPYFPPPRLVVIGAVHTAIPLVSLAKVMGYRTIVVDARAAFATRERFPDADELLVRWPDEALDQLRPDEGTAVVVLTHDPKFDEPALSAALRSRAGYIGAIGSRKTSGERLERLRALGFGDAELARIHGPIGLDLGGKTPEEVALAIMAEIVAVRHGRTGGMLGVRPAPPPRQQISV, encoded by the coding sequence ATGCGTGACATAATATCCACTCTGGAGGATTGGTTAGGTAGGTATCCCCGCGTGGCCCTGGCGACCGTGATCAGCACCTGGGGCTCGACCCCGCGCCCCACGGGCTCCCACATGGCCGTGAACCCTGAGGGGGAGTTCGTGGGCTCGGTAAGCGGTGGCTGCGTGGAGGGCGCCGTGGTGGAGGCCTCCCTGGAGGTGATCCGCAGCGGCGAGCCCCAGCTGCTGGAGTTCGGGGTGGCCGACGAGCTGGCCTGGAACGTGGGCTTGGCCTGCGGGGGGCAGATCAGCGTGTGGGTAGTGCCCCTGGCCGCGGGGGAGGTGTTCGCTCATATCGATGAGAGCCTGGGCGCCGGCGATACCATCGTGCTGGTGATGGCCGTCGACGGTGCGCTGCGCGGCCAGCTGGCGGCCGTGGGAGGCGACCACGTGACGGCCACGCATCCCGCGATGGTCGCCCCCGCGAGGGAGGCGGCCGAGAGGGCGCTGGCCTCCCGCGAGCCTGTGGACCTGGAGCTGGAGGGCACACGCATCTTCGCCGAGCCCTACTTCCCTCCGCCCAGGCTGGTGGTGATCGGGGCGGTGCACACGGCCATCCCGCTGGTGTCGCTCGCCAAGGTGATGGGCTACCGCACCATCGTGGTGGACGCGCGGGCGGCCTTCGCCACCAGGGAGCGCTTTCCCGATGCTGACGAGCTGCTCGTGCGGTGGCCGGACGAGGCTCTGGATCAGCTCCGACCCGACGAGGGTACCGCCGTCGTGGTGCTCACCCACGACCCCAAGTTCGATGAGCCCGCCCTCTCGGCTGCGCTCAGGTCCCGAGCGGGCTACATAGGCGCCATCGGCTCGCGCAAGACCAGCGGGGAGCGATTGGAGCGCCTGCGGGCCCTGGGCTTCGGGGACGCGGAGCTGGCGCGCATCCACGGCCCCATAGGACTCGACCTCGGGGGCAAGACGCCCGAGGAGGTGGCGCTGGCGATCATGGCGGAGATAGTCGCCGTCCGCCACGGCCGCACGGGGGGCATGCTGGGCGTCAGGCCGGCACCACCTCCTCGCCAGCAGATATCAGTGTAG
- a CDS encoding HNH endonuclease: MLTVELVPSTSWGSNLRSILTPAQWDEIRREAYARAGHRCTACGRRGRLEAHEVWEYDDDRRIQRLVDVAALCHDCHMVVHWGYASTRGLGDRALRHLARVNGWSLEDARLYLEAQLELWARRSRHPWQLDLSWLEARGIEPPHSSS, encoded by the coding sequence ATGCTCACCGTGGAGCTGGTGCCATCTACGTCCTGGGGATCCAACCTCCGATCCATCCTAACCCCCGCGCAGTGGGATGAGATCAGGCGGGAGGCTTACGCTCGCGCGGGACACCGCTGCACGGCCTGCGGGCGCAGAGGGCGCCTGGAGGCCCACGAGGTCTGGGAGTACGACGACGATCGCAGGATCCAGCGCCTGGTCGACGTTGCCGCCCTATGCCACGACTGCCACATGGTCGTGCACTGGGGGTACGCCTCCACGCGAGGGCTGGGAGACAGGGCCCTGCGGCACCTGGCACGCGTCAACGGCTGGTCGCTGGAGGACGCCAGGCTGTACCTGGAGGCACAGCTGGAGCTGTGGGCGCGGCGCAGCCGACACCCTTGGCAGCTGGACCTCTCCTGGCTGGAGGCGCGCGGCATAGAGCCCCCACACAGCTCCTCGTAA
- a CDS encoding GNAT family N-acetyltransferase yields the protein MADHQRDLGSLYSWWRGDELPELPDIPGLRVHRLDDVTNPPRLFDLNPARWRLRIQQGHLPYMATLEGDPAAYGWVATREAEIGELDIHIVLGPREYYLWDFWTVPQYRGRRIYPQLLQAIISDLLPSGDAFWIGHGPGNDASRSGIERAGFREVLWIVDTPNGVFAIPIDRERSARASQLLGIPILP from the coding sequence TTGGCTGATCACCAGAGGGATCTCGGTAGCCTGTACTCCTGGTGGCGAGGGGATGAGCTTCCCGAGCTGCCGGATATCCCCGGCTTGCGTGTGCACAGGCTGGATGACGTCACCAACCCCCCACGTCTCTTCGACCTCAACCCCGCTCGCTGGCGGCTGCGCATCCAGCAGGGGCATCTGCCCTACATGGCGACGCTGGAGGGGGACCCCGCAGCGTATGGGTGGGTGGCCACCAGGGAGGCCGAGATCGGCGAGCTGGATATCCATATAGTGCTCGGCCCTCGCGAGTACTACCTGTGGGACTTCTGGACCGTGCCCCAGTACCGAGGCAGAAGGATCTACCCCCAGCTGCTGCAGGCGATCATCAGCGACCTGCTGCCCAGCGGGGACGCCTTCTGGATAGGGCATGGGCCCGGCAACGACGCCTCCAGGAGCGGCATCGAGCGCGCGGGGTTTCGCGAGGTGCTCTGGATCGTCGACACCCCCAACGGCGTGTTCGCCATCCCCATAGACCGCGAGCGCTCCGCCAGGGCATCGCAGCTGCTGGGGATACCGATCTTGCCCTGA
- a CDS encoding DUF2171 domain-containing protein gives MADKQTLISMVREDMEVYCSDGEKVGKVGEVNIGTETSAGQVDTEERSFFQVKRGIFGLGDDLYVPAEQIQEVTDDRVVLACTKDELSQVAWPDRPRSSEEAGTDLEGPAPGIAAYGLRNKTQGPGSGATGL, from the coding sequence ATGGCAGACAAGCAGACACTGATCAGCATGGTACGAGAGGACATGGAGGTCTACTGCTCGGACGGAGAGAAGGTGGGCAAGGTCGGAGAGGTCAACATAGGCACAGAGACATCCGCTGGCCAGGTCGATACCGAGGAGCGCAGCTTCTTCCAGGTCAAGCGGGGGATCTTCGGGCTGGGAGATGACCTATACGTCCCCGCCGAGCAGATCCAGGAAGTGACCGACGATCGAGTGGTGCTGGCCTGCACCAAGGACGAGCTCTCGCAGGTAGCTTGGCCGGACAGACCTCGCTCCAGCGAAGAGGCAGGCACAGACCTGGAGGGCCCGGCACCGGGCATAGCGGCCTATGGGTTGCGCAACAAGACGCAGGGGCCTGGCTCGGGTGCTACGGGGCTGTGA
- a CDS encoding Mov34/MPN/PAD-1 family protein, which yields MGGTDTARSQSSGELASSGSPGGAKRAPKVLLGWKELKCLLDARGYEQGGFLLKNEDGAIVGVLPVPSRLNSPERYAMDPKEYRRLRRTRKDIAGVIHTHPSGDPEPSEDDRRLTKLFPVREGEYRAVWHPRSGRLTFFDQTGDVWVGYIRRPLWFRLIAPLFYE from the coding sequence ATGGGAGGCACCGATACCGCTAGGTCTCAGAGTAGTGGCGAGCTTGCCAGCTCAGGCTCCCCAGGAGGGGCCAAGAGGGCTCCCAAGGTACTGCTCGGGTGGAAGGAGCTCAAGTGCCTCCTGGATGCCCGGGGCTACGAGCAGGGCGGATTTCTCCTCAAGAACGAGGATGGCGCGATAGTGGGTGTGCTGCCCGTCCCGTCGCGCCTGAACTCTCCCGAGCGCTACGCCATGGATCCCAAGGAGTACAGGCGCCTGCGCCGCACCAGAAAGGATATCGCGGGCGTGATCCACACCCACCCTTCCGGGGATCCGGAGCCCTCGGAGGACGACAGGCGCCTGACCAAGCTGTTCCCCGTCAGGGAGGGCGAGTACAGGGCGGTGTGGCATCCCAGGTCGGGCAGGCTAACCTTCTTCGACCAGACGGGAGATGTGTGGGTGGGGTACATCAGGCGGCCGCTGTGGTTCCGCCTGATAGCCCCCCTCTTCTACGAGTAG
- a CDS encoding xanthine dehydrogenase family protein molybdopterin-binding subunit — MATYVGTPVKRVEDPKFITGKGSYLDDIKLPGMTYAAILHSPHAHARIKSIDTSKAQAMPGVVAVFTGKDMSDVNALPCAWQAGGVQNNVATPRPLEIDEVHYVGDAVAVVIAEDKYTAEDALGLIEVEYEPMPAVVDPEEATKEGAPQLHEQAPNNICMYWTAGNKDATEAAIAQAEVRVQQKLVNQRLIPTAMETRGAIGSYNPATGEYTLWLTSQAPHVMKLLLAAFVLNVPENKIRVIAPDVGGGFGSKIFCYSDMAIVAWASKQVGRPVKYVEDRRENYIWTTHGRDHVTYAEIAGTRDGKITALKVRTYANLGAYLSTAAPGIPTTLYGRMVTGVYKIPNAFVEVYGVYTNTAMVDAYRGAGRPEATYLIERMVDLFAREISMDPADVRRINFVPPNEFPYRNAVGMLPYDSGEYEKALNKALEVSGYSDFRREQEEARKQGRYLGVGLSSYVEVCGLAPSAWIGLNGEGWGAALWESANVKVHLTGKVVVTTGTLPHGQGHDTTFAQIVADELGVPLEDVIVQHGDTQGTPFGYGTYGSRSLAVGGVAIYKAVEKIKQKAKKIAAHMLEAAEEDIVFQDGKFMVRGAPESGKTIQEIALAAHLGYSLPEGVEPYLDETTYFDPPNCTFPFGTHVCMVEVVPDTGEVKILDYVAVDDVGNVINPMIVDGQLHGGIVQGMAQALWEHGVYDEHGQLVTGTLMDYAIPKASMVPDFKLERTVTTTPVNPLGVKGAGEAGTIAATPAVVNAVMDALAPFGISHIDMPLTPERIWRAIRSQKNRS, encoded by the coding sequence ATGGCAACCTACGTCGGTACCCCAGTCAAGCGAGTGGAGGATCCCAAGTTCATCACTGGTAAAGGCAGCTACCTGGATGACATCAAGCTGCCAGGCATGACTTACGCAGCCATCCTCCACAGCCCACACGCCCATGCACGCATCAAGAGCATAGATACTTCCAAAGCTCAGGCGATGCCTGGAGTGGTGGCAGTGTTCACAGGCAAGGACATGAGCGACGTTAACGCCCTCCCCTGTGCCTGGCAGGCCGGAGGAGTACAGAACAACGTAGCGACCCCACGGCCGCTCGAGATAGATGAGGTTCACTACGTAGGCGACGCAGTGGCGGTGGTGATCGCCGAGGACAAGTACACAGCTGAAGACGCTCTCGGCCTCATCGAGGTGGAGTACGAGCCTATGCCAGCGGTCGTGGATCCTGAGGAGGCCACGAAGGAGGGCGCGCCACAGCTGCATGAGCAGGCACCTAACAACATCTGCATGTACTGGACCGCGGGGAACAAGGACGCCACCGAGGCCGCGATCGCGCAGGCCGAGGTGAGGGTGCAGCAGAAACTCGTCAACCAGAGGTTGATCCCCACGGCGATGGAGACACGCGGCGCGATCGGTAGCTACAACCCCGCCACCGGTGAGTACACCCTGTGGCTGACTTCTCAGGCGCCGCACGTCATGAAGCTGTTACTGGCGGCGTTCGTGCTTAACGTGCCAGAGAATAAGATCAGGGTGATAGCACCAGACGTCGGCGGAGGCTTCGGTTCAAAGATCTTCTGCTACTCCGACATGGCGATCGTTGCCTGGGCTTCTAAGCAGGTAGGACGTCCTGTCAAGTACGTGGAGGACAGGCGAGAGAACTATATATGGACTACCCACGGGCGAGACCACGTCACCTATGCCGAAATAGCCGGCACCCGCGACGGCAAGATCACGGCGCTGAAGGTAAGGACCTACGCCAACCTGGGAGCTTATCTCTCCACTGCAGCTCCAGGCATACCGACCACGCTGTATGGCCGCATGGTGACCGGCGTGTACAAGATCCCCAACGCCTTCGTAGAGGTGTACGGCGTGTACACTAACACGGCGATGGTCGATGCCTACAGGGGAGCCGGCAGGCCCGAGGCTACCTACCTCATTGAGCGCATGGTGGACCTCTTCGCCCGCGAGATCAGCATGGACCCAGCCGATGTGCGCCGCATCAACTTCGTGCCGCCCAACGAGTTCCCCTACCGCAACGCTGTAGGAATGTTGCCCTATGACTCCGGCGAGTACGAGAAGGCGCTCAACAAGGCCCTGGAGGTGTCCGGCTACAGCGACTTCCGGCGGGAGCAAGAGGAGGCTCGCAAGCAGGGCAGGTACCTTGGTGTCGGGCTCTCCAGCTACGTCGAGGTGTGCGGGCTGGCGCCGTCGGCCTGGATAGGACTCAACGGCGAGGGCTGGGGTGCAGCGCTGTGGGAGAGCGCCAACGTCAAGGTGCATCTGACCGGTAAGGTAGTTGTCACCACGGGTACGCTGCCCCACGGCCAAGGACACGACACCACATTCGCACAGATCGTAGCCGACGAGCTGGGAGTGCCTTTGGAGGATGTCATCGTCCAGCATGGTGACACCCAGGGCACGCCTTTCGGATACGGCACCTATGGCAGCCGCAGCCTGGCGGTCGGTGGCGTAGCCATCTACAAGGCCGTGGAGAAGATCAAACAGAAGGCCAAGAAGATCGCCGCTCACATGCTGGAGGCCGCTGAGGAAGATATAGTGTTCCAGGACGGCAAGTTCATGGTCAGGGGCGCTCCCGAGAGCGGCAAGACGATACAGGAGATCGCCCTGGCGGCCCACCTAGGCTACAGCTTGCCGGAGGGGGTGGAACCCTACCTGGACGAGACCACGTACTTCGATCCACCGAACTGCACGTTCCCGTTCGGCACGCATGTGTGCATGGTGGAGGTGGTCCCTGACACTGGCGAGGTCAAGATCCTCGACTATGTAGCGGTGGACGACGTGGGCAACGTGATCAACCCGATGATCGTTGATGGTCAGCTCCACGGCGGCATAGTCCAGGGCATGGCACAGGCCCTCTGGGAGCACGGCGTGTACGACGAGCACGGCCAGCTGGTGACCGGCACATTAATGGACTACGCCATCCCTAAGGCCAGCATGGTGCCGGACTTCAAGCTCGAGCGCACCGTCACCACCACCCCGGTCAACCCACTGGGCGTCAAGGGAGCGGGCGAGGCCGGCACGATAGCCGCCACGCCGGCCGTAGTCAACGCCGTGATGGACGCGCTGGCGCCGTTCGGGATAAGCCACATCGACATGC
- a CDS encoding (2Fe-2S)-binding protein yields MSTHSISLTVNGRKYQSEVDDRTLLVHYLRDHLGLTGTHIGCDTSQCGACTIVMNGQAVKSCTVFAVQANGAEITTIEGLAKDGQLHPIQEGFWEEHGLQCGFCTPGMIMSAYDLLQHNPDPSEMEIREALEGNLCRCTGYQNIVKAIRYAARKMRGESLPEEKYMPEDQHRPAAVEGPEAVPTS; encoded by the coding sequence ATGTCTACACATTCTATTTCCCTCACGGTCAACGGCAGGAAGTACCAGAGTGAGGTGGATGATCGTACCCTGCTTGTCCACTACCTAAGGGACCACCTGGGACTTACGGGCACCCACATAGGCTGCGATACAAGCCAGTGCGGCGCCTGTACGATAGTCATGAACGGGCAGGCGGTCAAATCTTGCACAGTGTTCGCAGTACAAGCCAACGGGGCGGAGATCACGACCATAGAGGGACTGGCTAAGGACGGCCAGCTGCATCCCATCCAAGAAGGCTTCTGGGAGGAGCACGGCCTACAGTGCGGGTTCTGCACGCCGGGCATGATCATGAGCGCCTACGACCTGCTGCAGCACAACCCCGATCCCTCCGAGATGGAGATCCGAGAGGCGCTGGAGGGTAACCTCTGCAGGTGCACCGGCTACCAGAACATCGTCAAGGCTATCAGGTATGCCGCGCGCAAGATGCGAGGCGAGAGCCTTCCAGAAGAGAAGTACATGCCCGAGGACCAGCACAGACCGGCAGCCGTTGAAGGCCCCGAAGCCGTGCCCACATCCTAA
- a CDS encoding CoxG family protein, whose amino-acid sequence MKLDGSYTMHAPRQLVFETLQDPEALRGCLPGVESFEAVGDGRYEATGKAGVAGIRGSYSGTVILTDQKPPESYQLSAEGSFSGGRVTGTATITLVDQGDKTVINYIGEAQLSGPLASVGQRLLTPAAKMMARQFFKCMEDKVKSKQAATSS is encoded by the coding sequence ATGAAGCTTGATGGCAGCTATACTATGCACGCGCCTCGACAGCTGGTGTTCGAGACCCTGCAGGATCCGGAGGCCCTCCGGGGATGCCTGCCGGGGGTAGAGAGCTTCGAGGCCGTCGGTGATGGGCGCTACGAAGCGACCGGCAAGGCCGGGGTGGCGGGCATCCGAGGCAGCTACAGCGGCACCGTGATCCTGACCGACCAGAAGCCGCCGGAGTCCTACCAGCTCAGCGCCGAGGGCAGCTTCTCCGGCGGCAGGGTCACCGGCACAGCCACCATCACGCTGGTGGATCAGGGGGACAAGACCGTGATCAACTACATCGGGGAGGCGCAGCTCAGCGGCCCCCTGGCGAGCGTAGGGCAGAGGCTGCTGACCCCAGCAGCGAAGATGATGGCCAGGCAGTTCTTCAAGTGCATGGAGGACAAGGTCAAGAGCAAGCAAGCAGCAACTTCCAGCTAG
- a CDS encoding multicopper oxidase domain-containing protein, giving the protein MSNLHSWFPGRISMLMVVLSLVAAACTASYGAQVTEVTGVNEQTPEGYLQAQATPQASPSARAGSAVLSSEQAGGTGQAGQAQRESAAAAEVTVTAKEFQLQPATIAIPAGKVVRLTFRNEGAVEHDFEVQGLRADEVVVVERSANLSAAMSANLDQQTSAGQVYAAAAPGEATTIEFKVSTSGRYQAVCTIPGHKEAGMTTEVVVGRGASQGHDHQMHQNSGSMPHVSHASVVKAGKYGLQEIKPRIVHGVKVFNLTAEHVKWEVLPGEYIDAYAYNGMVPGPLIRVKEGDRVRIHFKNELPEPTTIHFHGNTLPNSMDGVPDVTQPVVKPGQSFTYEFKAEPVGTFIYHTHHNSAIQEPKGLYGVLIIEPRHQKKSYDQEVIQVLSEAEGYYLINGKAFPATTPIKAKRGERVLVRLINLGQMVHPMHMHGNPFEIVATDGHDVPPAARLTKDVVTIGPGERYDLLVKMDNPGKWMFHCHILSHVQNHGQEPGGMITLVNVSK; this is encoded by the coding sequence ATGAGTAACCTACACAGTTGGTTCCCAGGACGCATATCGATGTTGATGGTGGTTCTGTCGCTGGTAGCCGCAGCCTGCACTGCCTCCTACGGGGCCCAGGTAACTGAGGTGACCGGCGTCAACGAGCAGACGCCCGAGGGCTATCTGCAGGCACAGGCCACCCCGCAGGCGAGCCCCAGCGCCAGGGCGGGCAGCGCGGTCCTGAGCAGCGAGCAGGCCGGGGGCACCGGACAAGCCGGTCAGGCCCAGCGGGAGAGCGCCGCGGCCGCGGAGGTAACAGTGACCGCCAAGGAATTCCAGCTGCAGCCTGCGACGATCGCGATCCCGGCAGGCAAGGTCGTGAGATTGACCTTCAGGAACGAGGGGGCCGTAGAGCACGATTTCGAGGTACAGGGGCTAAGGGCCGATGAGGTCGTGGTTGTGGAGCGCTCGGCCAACCTCTCGGCGGCGATGAGCGCCAACCTGGATCAGCAGACCTCCGCGGGCCAGGTGTACGCTGCGGCCGCCCCTGGAGAGGCCACGACCATCGAGTTCAAGGTAAGCACCAGCGGCAGGTACCAGGCCGTATGCACGATACCAGGGCACAAGGAGGCCGGGATGACAACGGAGGTTGTGGTCGGCAGAGGGGCGTCCCAGGGGCACGATCATCAAATGCACCAGAACTCAGGGTCCATGCCCCACGTCTCCCATGCCTCGGTAGTGAAGGCCGGCAAGTACGGATTGCAGGAGATCAAGCCTCGAATAGTACACGGTGTGAAGGTGTTCAACCTGACGGCAGAGCACGTCAAGTGGGAGGTGCTACCTGGCGAATACATCGATGCCTATGCCTACAATGGCATGGTTCCCGGCCCGCTCATCAGGGTCAAGGAGGGCGACCGGGTCAGGATCCACTTCAAGAACGAGCTGCCCGAGCCTACCACGATCCACTTCCACGGCAACACCTTGCCCAACTCCATGGACGGCGTGCCGGACGTAACTCAGCCTGTGGTCAAACCCGGCCAGAGCTTCACATATGAGTTCAAGGCTGAGCCAGTGGGCACCTTCATATACCACACGCACCACAACTCGGCCATCCAAGAGCCTAAGGGACTCTACGGAGTGTTGATCATAGAGCCTAGGCATCAGAAGAAGTCCTATGATCAGGAGGTCATCCAGGTGCTGAGCGAGGCCGAAGGCTACTACCTGATCAACGGCAAGGCCTTCCCCGCCACCACGCCCATCAAGGCCAAGCGGGGCGAGCGGGTGCTGGTGCGGCTGATCAACCTCGGGCAGATGGTGCACCCGATGCACATGCACGGCAACCCATTCGAGATCGTCGCTACTGATGGGCACGACGTCCCGCCCGCAGCCAGGCTGACGAAGGACGTGGTGACGATCGGGCCAGGAGAGCGCTACGACCTGCTGGTCAAGATGGACAACCCCGGCAAGTGGATGTTCCACTGCCACATCCTCAGCCACGTGCAGAACCATGGGCAGGAGCCCGGAGGGATGATCACGCTGGTCAACGTCTCGAAGTAA
- a CDS encoding MATE family efflux transporter, with protein sequence MIAQEGQVHSEGIQRRVLGLAWPVIGENLLETLLGVVDTFLVAGLGAAAIAGVGTALQVMFFLISALSALSVGASVLVAQAYGAGNLEEGSSLARQSIIWSFLLSVPLAACGLLFSRHIVALFGVEPDVAHIATEYLHVSLATVVVLIALFIGGGVLRGVGDSRTPMIVTSIANVINVFLAYGLIYGHMGLPRLGAVGSAWGTFIARSIALIMLLAVLWKGRHGISFRHGSGWMPSVKVAANVMRIGVPAAMEQVMISAGFFVLSVIVAHLGTDILAAYRITFTALSFSFLPGIGFAIAATTLVGQSVGARRVREGESAARVATLWAMIWMGTIGAVLFLGAESIMGLFSQDPEVVGIGASALRLVALAQPFWAIEFVQAGAIRGTGDTWYPMVVNTLGMWGTVAISWALVRFTELSLVGVWLSFMVLSPLIGFALWRYFVRRVRVAAALH encoded by the coding sequence GTGATAGCACAAGAGGGGCAGGTACACTCGGAGGGTATCCAGCGCAGGGTGCTGGGGCTAGCTTGGCCGGTGATCGGCGAGAACCTGCTGGAGACGTTGTTGGGCGTGGTCGACACCTTCCTCGTCGCCGGGCTGGGGGCCGCAGCAATTGCAGGCGTGGGCACGGCCCTGCAAGTAATGTTCTTCCTGATATCCGCGCTCTCCGCCCTGTCGGTGGGGGCATCGGTGCTCGTGGCGCAGGCTTATGGCGCCGGGAATCTAGAGGAAGGATCCTCGCTCGCAAGACAGTCGATCATCTGGAGCTTCCTGCTCTCCGTACCGCTCGCCGCCTGCGGGCTGCTATTCTCCCGGCACATAGTCGCGCTGTTCGGGGTCGAGCCGGACGTGGCCCATATCGCCACTGAGTACCTGCACGTCTCTCTAGCCACTGTGGTGGTGCTCATCGCGCTCTTTATAGGAGGTGGTGTGCTGAGGGGGGTAGGTGACTCCCGCACGCCCATGATTGTCACCAGCATCGCCAACGTGATCAACGTCTTCCTGGCGTACGGCCTGATATATGGGCACATGGGACTACCTCGCTTAGGAGCTGTGGGCAGTGCTTGGGGCACCTTCATCGCTCGCTCCATAGCACTTATCATGCTGCTCGCCGTGCTCTGGAAGGGTAGGCACGGCATAAGCTTCAGACATGGCTCGGGTTGGATGCCGAGCGTGAAGGTAGCAGCCAATGTGATGAGGATAGGCGTACCTGCTGCCATGGAGCAGGTGATGATCTCAGCAGGCTTCTTCGTGCTATCGGTGATAGTGGCCCACCTGGGCACCGACATCCTCGCCGCCTACAGAATCACCTTCACGGCGCTATCGTTCTCCTTCCTGCCAGGCATAGGGTTTGCGATCGCCGCCACCACGCTGGTGGGCCAGAGCGTGGGAGCGCGGCGCGTGCGGGAGGGGGAGAGCGCAGCGCGAGTGGCCACCCTCTGGGCCATGATCTGGATGGGCACCATAGGTGCCGTGCTCTTCCTCGGGGCCGAGTCCATCATGGGGCTGTTCTCCCAGGATCCCGAGGTGGTGGGCATAGGAGCCAGCGCCCTGAGGCTCGTGGCCCTGGCGCAGCCCTTCTGGGCGATAGAGTTCGTGCAGGCGGGGGCGATCAGGGGCACCGGCGACACCTGGTACCCCATGGTCGTCAACACGCTCGGCATGTGGGGCACCGTGGCCATATCCTGGGCGCTCGTACGCTTCACGGAGCTCAGCCTGGTGGGCGTGTGGCTCTCGTTCATGGTGCTGTCCCCTCTGATAGGGTTCGCCCTGTGGAGGTACTTCGTCCGCAGGGTGAGGGTGGCCGCCGCGCTACACTGA